In Pseudomonas saudiphocaensis, one DNA window encodes the following:
- a CDS encoding bile acid:sodium symporter family protein — protein sequence MAHVRLLFDNFTLALLAVIAIATFLPCEGQGAVIFGWATTLAIALLFFMHGAKLSREAILAGAGHWRLHLLVFACTFVMFPLLGLALKPLLTPMVGTELYLGILYLCALPATVQSAIAFTSLARGNIPAAICSAAASSLLGIFLTPVLVMLLLGVEGEAGSTLDSIGKIVLQLLVPFIAGQIARRWIGAWVTRNKSWLKFVDQGSILLVVYTAFSDAVVEGLWQLIPLSRLLALTLVCCALLALVLWLTHFLARRLGFNLEDRITILFAGSKKSLATGVPMAQVLFASSAVGMIILPLMIFHQIQLMVCAVLAQRYAQREEPEPSPEVAASKG from the coding sequence ATGGCTCATGTGCGTCTCTTGTTCGATAACTTCACCCTCGCCCTGCTGGCGGTTATCGCCATCGCTACCTTTTTGCCTTGTGAGGGGCAGGGCGCGGTCATCTTCGGCTGGGCGACCACATTGGCCATTGCCCTGCTGTTCTTTATGCACGGCGCCAAGCTTTCGCGCGAAGCCATCCTCGCCGGGGCCGGGCACTGGCGCCTGCACCTGCTGGTGTTCGCCTGCACCTTCGTGATGTTTCCGCTGCTGGGTCTGGCGCTCAAGCCGCTGCTGACGCCGATGGTCGGCACCGAGCTGTACCTGGGCATTCTCTACCTCTGCGCCCTGCCGGCCACGGTGCAATCGGCCATCGCCTTCACCTCGCTGGCCCGCGGCAACATTCCGGCAGCCATTTGCAGTGCAGCGGCGTCCAGCCTGCTCGGCATCTTCCTTACGCCGGTGCTGGTCATGCTGTTGCTGGGCGTAGAAGGCGAAGCCGGCTCGACGCTCGACTCCATCGGCAAGATCGTCCTGCAACTGCTGGTGCCCTTTATCGCCGGCCAGATCGCGCGGCGCTGGATCGGCGCCTGGGTCACGCGCAACAAGAGTTGGCTGAAGTTCGTCGATCAGGGCTCCATTCTGCTGGTGGTCTACACCGCCTTCAGTGATGCAGTGGTCGAGGGGCTCTGGCAACTGATCCCGCTGTCGCGGCTGCTGGCGCTGACGCTGGTCTGCTGTGCCCTGCTGGCGCTGGTGCTCTGGCTGACCCACTTCCTCGCCCGGCGCCTGGGCTTCAACCTGGAAGACCGCATCACCATCCTCTTCGCCGGCTCGAAGAAGAGCCTGGCCACCGGTGTGCCCATGGCTCAGGTGCTGTTCGCCAGCAGCGCGGTGGGCATGATCATTCTGCCGCTGATGATCTTCCACCAGATCCAGCTGATGGTCTGTGCGGTACTGGCCCAGCGCTACGCTCAACGAGAAGAGCCTGAGCCGAGTCCCGAAGTCGCCGCTTCGAAGGGATAG
- a CDS encoding gamma carbonic anhydrase family protein: protein MPIRTYQTHTPKLGERVFVDPSAVLIGDIEIGADSSVWPLTVIRGDMHRIRIGARSSIQDGSVLHITHAGPFNPDGFPLVIGDEVTVGHKVTLHGCTLGNRILVGMGSIVMDGVVVEDEVIIGAGSLVPPGKKLESGFLYVGSPVKQARPLTDKERSFFSYTAGNYVKLKDMHMAEGTS from the coding sequence ATGCCCATCCGCACCTACCAGACCCACACGCCCAAGCTCGGCGAGCGGGTGTTCGTCGACCCCAGCGCCGTGCTGATCGGTGATATAGAAATCGGTGCCGACAGCTCGGTCTGGCCGCTGACCGTGATCCGTGGCGACATGCACCGCATCCGCATCGGTGCGCGCAGCAGCATCCAGGACGGTAGCGTGCTGCACATCACCCACGCCGGCCCGTTCAACCCGGACGGCTTCCCGCTGGTGATCGGCGACGAGGTGACCGTCGGCCACAAGGTCACCCTGCACGGCTGCACCCTGGGCAACCGCATCCTGGTGGGCATGGGTTCCATCGTCATGGACGGTGTGGTGGTGGAAGATGAAGTCATCATCGGTGCCGGCAGCCTGGTACCACCGGGCAAGAAACTGGAAAGCGGCTTTCTCTATGTCGGCAGCCCGGTAAAACAGGCACGCCCGCTGACGGACAAGGAGCGCAGCTTCTTCAGCTACACCGCCGGCAACTACGTGAAGCTCAAGGACATGCACATGGCCGAAGGGACGTCGTAG
- a CDS encoding YheV family putative zinc ribbon protein: MSDEPKVTAKRFIAGAVCPACSATDSIKMWDVDEVPHRECVVCGYADTLNAQGQSVPSELGTRVNQVKPKAAAAQVQTVQFFPNPKLKKKPD; the protein is encoded by the coding sequence ATGAGCGACGAGCCGAAAGTTACCGCCAAACGTTTTATCGCCGGTGCCGTGTGCCCGGCGTGTAGCGCCACAGACAGCATCAAGATGTGGGACGTGGATGAGGTGCCGCACCGCGAATGCGTGGTCTGCGGCTACGCCGATACTCTCAACGCCCAGGGCCAGTCAGTGCCCTCGGAGCTGGGCACGCGGGTCAATCAGGTCAAGCCAAAGGCAGCCGCAGCTCAGGTGCAGACGGTGCAGTTCTTCCCCAATCCCAAGTTGAAGAAAAAACCCGACTGA
- a CDS encoding HAD family hydrolase has product MHHSTILFDLDGTLTDPREGITRSIQYALAKLDIDEPDLTKLEPFIGPPLLQAFMQFYGFDEARAWQAVAFYRERFKVQGLYENLLFDGVLEMLEHLRGQGRTLYVATSKPSVFAREIARHFSFDHHFKVIYGSELDGTRTDKVELIAHLLAEEKLEAAQTLMIGDRKHDLIGARENGLQAAAVGYGFGSHAELMAEAPAYYYATLAELRQAFA; this is encoded by the coding sequence ATGCACCACTCCACCATTCTCTTCGACCTCGACGGCACCCTCACCGACCCGCGTGAAGGCATCACCCGCTCGATCCAGTACGCGCTGGCCAAGCTCGATATCGACGAGCCGGACCTGACCAAGCTCGAGCCCTTTATCGGCCCGCCGCTGCTGCAGGCCTTTATGCAGTTCTACGGTTTCGACGAAGCCCGTGCCTGGCAGGCGGTGGCCTTCTACCGGGAGCGCTTCAAGGTGCAGGGGCTCTACGAAAACCTGCTGTTCGACGGCGTGCTGGAAATGCTCGAACACCTGCGCGGCCAGGGCCGCACGCTTTATGTCGCCACTTCCAAGCCTTCGGTATTTGCCCGCGAGATCGCCCGGCACTTCTCCTTCGACCATCACTTCAAGGTGATCTACGGCAGCGAGCTGGACGGCACTCGCACCGACAAGGTCGAGCTGATTGCCCACCTGCTCGCCGAAGAGAAGCTTGAAGCCGCACAAACCCTGATGATCGGTGACCGCAAGCACGACCTGATCGGAGCCCGGGAAAACGGCTTGCAGGCTGCCGCCGTAGGCTACGGCTTCGGCAGTCATGCCGAACTGATGGCCGAGGCGCCCGCCTATTACTACGCCACGCTCGCCGAACTACGCCAGGCCTTCGCCTGA
- the prlC gene encoding oligopeptidase A, producing the protein MTATNPLLRDFDLPPYSEIRPEHVEPAVDTILGDNRVALQELLSRPAESLDWSTLVVGLDELNERLSRAWSPVSHLNAVCNNAELRTAYEACLPKLSAYFTELGQNPDLFAAYQALSLSPEADGFDVAQKTIIEHALRDFRLSGIDLPPAEQQRFGAIQMKLAELASTFSNQLLDATQAWTKHITDEGQLAGIPDSARAQMAEAAKAKELDGWLISLEFPSYYAVMTYADDRALREEVYVAYSTRASDQGPNAGQFDNGPVMEQILDLRQELAGLLGFGNYAELSLATKMAESTDQVLGFLRDLAVRSKPFAERDLKELRAFAAENGVDDLQSWDVGYFAEKLRQQRYSLNQEELREYFPIDKVLSGLFTIVQRLYGIEIQELEGFDSWHPDVRLFEIRENGEHVGRFFFDLYARANKRGGAWMDGARDKRRTSLGTLQTPVANLVCNFTPPVGERPALLTHDEVTTLFHEFGHGLHHLLTQIEHAGASGINGVAWDAVELPSQFMENWCWEPEGLALISGHYQTGEKLPQEKLEQMLAAKNFQSGMMMVRQLEFSLFDFELHATHGDGRSVLEVLESIRDEVSVMRPPASNRFPNSFAHIFSGGYAAGYYSYKWAEVLSSDAFSRFEEEGVFNPETGRAFRDAILARGGSQEPMVLFVDFRGREPSTDALLRHLGLTEKVA; encoded by the coding sequence GTGACCGCTACCAATCCGCTGCTCCGCGATTTCGACCTGCCGCCCTATTCCGAGATCCGCCCCGAGCACGTCGAACCCGCCGTGGACACCATCCTCGGCGACAACCGTGTCGCCTTGCAGGAGCTGCTCAGCCGCCCGGCCGAGAGTCTCGACTGGTCGACGCTGGTGGTCGGCCTGGATGAGCTGAACGAGCGTCTCAGCCGCGCCTGGAGCCCGGTCAGCCACCTCAACGCCGTGTGCAACAACGCCGAACTGCGTACGGCCTACGAGGCCTGCCTGCCCAAGCTGTCCGCCTACTTCACCGAGCTGGGGCAGAACCCGGATCTGTTCGCCGCCTATCAGGCGCTGTCGCTAAGCCCAGAGGCAGACGGCTTCGATGTGGCGCAGAAGACCATCATCGAGCACGCTCTGCGCGACTTCCGCCTGTCCGGCATCGACCTGCCGCCGGCCGAGCAACAGCGCTTCGGCGCCATCCAGATGAAGCTCGCCGAGCTGGCCAGCACCTTCTCCAACCAGCTGCTCGATGCGACCCAGGCCTGGACCAAGCACATCACCGACGAAGGCCAACTGGCCGGCATTCCCGACTCGGCCCGTGCGCAAATGGCCGAGGCTGCCAAGGCCAAGGAGCTCGACGGCTGGCTGATCAGCCTGGAATTCCCCAGCTACTACGCGGTGATGACCTACGCTGATGACCGCGCCCTGCGCGAAGAGGTCTATGTCGCCTATTCCACCCGTGCCTCCGACCAGGGACCGAACGCCGGTCAGTTCGACAACGGCCCGGTGATGGAACAGATTCTCGACCTGCGCCAGGAGCTGGCCGGTCTGCTGGGCTTCGGCAATTACGCCGAGCTGTCGCTGGCCACTAAGATGGCCGAGAGCACCGACCAGGTGCTGGGCTTCCTGCGCGACCTGGCCGTACGCAGCAAGCCGTTCGCCGAGCGCGACCTCAAGGAATTGCGCGCCTTCGCCGCCGAGAACGGCGTCGACGACCTGCAGAGTTGGGACGTTGGCTATTTCGCCGAAAAATTGCGGCAGCAGCGCTACAGCCTGAACCAGGAAGAGCTGCGCGAATACTTCCCCATCGACAAGGTGCTGTCCGGGCTGTTCACCATCGTCCAGCGTCTGTACGGCATCGAGATCCAGGAGCTGGAAGGCTTCGACAGCTGGCACCCGGACGTGCGCCTGTTCGAGATCCGCGAGAACGGCGAGCATGTCGGGCGCTTCTTCTTCGATCTCTACGCCCGCGCCAACAAGCGCGGCGGCGCCTGGATGGACGGTGCCCGCGACAAGCGCCGCACCAGCCTGGGCACGCTGCAGACGCCGGTGGCCAACCTGGTCTGCAACTTTACCCCGCCGGTTGGCGAGCGCCCGGCGCTGCTGACCCATGACGAAGTCACCACCCTGTTCCACGAATTCGGCCACGGCCTGCATCACCTGCTGACCCAGATCGAACATGCCGGTGCTTCGGGCATCAACGGCGTGGCCTGGGATGCCGTCGAGCTGCCGAGCCAGTTCATGGAGAACTGGTGCTGGGAGCCGGAAGGTCTGGCGCTGATCTCTGGTCATTACCAGACCGGCGAGAAGCTGCCACAGGAGAAGCTGGAGCAGATGCTGGCGGCGAAGAATTTCCAGTCCGGCATGATGATGGTGCGCCAGCTGGAGTTCTCGCTGTTCGACTTCGAGCTGCACGCCACCCATGGCGACGGGCGCAGCGTGCTGGAGGTGCTGGAAAGCATTCGCGACGAGGTTTCGGTAATGCGCCCACCGGCCAGCAACCGCTTCCCCAACAGCTTTGCGCATATCTTTTCCGGCGGTTATGCAGCCGGTTACTACAGCTACAAATGGGCCGAGGTGCTGTCCTCCGATGCCTTCTCGCGCTTCGAGGAGGAAGGCGTATTCAACCCCGAGACCGGCCGGGCCTTCCGCGACGCGATCCTTGCCCGTGGCGGCTCCCAAGAGCCGATGGTGCTGTTCGTCGACTTCCGCGGCCGCGAGCCGTCCACCGACGCGCTGCTGCGCCATCTCGGCCTGACGGAGAAAGTGGCATGA
- a CDS encoding AraC family transcriptional regulator, with protein sequence MSPNGQQARLLTRLSELQALPRPVYGQLDSPPNLKLGYRHSHPWIQLSHAVEGVLEVRTELGRFIAPPLRAVWIPAGITHQVFCAPDTCIRSLYIDRSVAGAAPERCRVLQVSPLLRELIQHFSSLPEDYAEDGPEGRLVQVLLDQLGSAPEVELVLPLPTEPRLRQLCRQLQSHPDARDTLADWSQMLNVSERTLSRLFLRETGLTFRAWRQRLRLLSALPALERGERVTDVALSCGYESLSAFIAAFREQFGATPGEFFRGARQEFQLV encoded by the coding sequence ATGTCGCCAAACGGACAACAGGCCAGGCTGCTGACCCGCCTCAGCGAACTACAGGCACTGCCGAGGCCTGTGTACGGCCAGCTCGACTCGCCGCCCAACCTCAAGCTCGGCTACCGCCATAGCCACCCCTGGATACAACTGTCCCACGCGGTGGAAGGCGTGCTGGAGGTACGTACCGAGCTTGGCCGTTTTATCGCGCCGCCTCTGCGCGCCGTGTGGATTCCGGCCGGGATTACCCACCAGGTGTTCTGCGCGCCTGATACCTGCATTCGCAGCCTCTATATCGATCGCAGTGTGGCTGGCGCTGCTCCCGAGCGCTGCCGCGTGCTGCAGGTCAGCCCCTTGTTGCGCGAGCTGATCCAGCATTTCAGCAGCCTGCCTGAAGACTACGCCGAGGACGGCCCCGAAGGCCGGCTGGTGCAGGTGCTGCTGGATCAGCTTGGCAGCGCACCGGAAGTCGAACTGGTATTGCCATTGCCGACCGAACCCAGATTGCGACAACTGTGCCGGCAACTGCAGAGCCACCCTGACGCACGCGATACCCTGGCCGACTGGAGCCAGATGCTGAACGTTTCGGAACGCACCTTGAGCCGCCTGTTCCTGCGGGAAACGGGCCTGACCTTCCGCGCCTGGCGGCAACGCCTGCGCCTGCTCAGCGCGCTGCCGGCATTGGAGCGCGGCGAGCGCGTCACCGACGTGGCGCTAAGCTGTGGCTACGAGTCGCTTTCGGCATTTATCGCTGCCTTTCGCGAACAGTTCGGCGCCACGCCAGGCGAGTTCTTTCGCGGCGCACGCCAGGAATTCCAGCTGGTCTGA
- a CDS encoding PA0069 family radical SAM protein, with amino-acid sequence MFPPKVTPRGRGTAINPDNRFAPTHSEAYDDGWEQEVPPTRATEVRSETAKTVITRNQSPDVGFDRSVNPYRGCEHGCIYCFARPSHAYWDLSPGIDFETRLIAKTNLAERLEQELSKPGYVPQPIALGVNTDAYQPLEREQRLTRQALEILLRFKHPVHIITKGSLVLRDLDLLVPLAEQRLVSVSLSLTTLDDELKRIMEPRAAAPSARLRAMRALHEAGVPVSVMCAPIIPMINDMELERMLEAAREAGAASAGYVLLRLPHEVAELFEDWLAEHFPQRAAHVMSLVRQSRGGKDYDSRFGSRMRGEGQFADLLSQRFRLACKRLGFNRRDQNYGLDCSRFAPPGQQMSLL; translated from the coding sequence ATGTTCCCGCCGAAAGTCACCCCGCGCGGTCGCGGCACCGCCATCAATCCGGACAACCGCTTCGCGCCGACCCATAGCGAGGCCTATGACGACGGCTGGGAGCAGGAGGTGCCGCCGACGCGCGCCACCGAGGTGCGCAGCGAGACGGCGAAAACCGTCATCACCCGTAATCAGTCGCCGGACGTGGGCTTCGATCGCTCTGTAAATCCCTACCGGGGCTGCGAACATGGCTGCATCTACTGTTTCGCCAGGCCCAGCCACGCCTACTGGGATCTGTCCCCGGGCATCGATTTCGAGACGCGCTTGATCGCCAAGACCAACCTGGCCGAGCGTCTGGAGCAGGAGCTGAGCAAGCCGGGCTACGTGCCTCAGCCGATTGCCCTGGGCGTGAACACCGATGCCTATCAACCGCTGGAGCGCGAACAGCGGCTGACCCGTCAGGCGCTGGAAATCCTGCTGCGCTTCAAGCACCCGGTGCACATCATCACCAAGGGCTCGCTGGTGCTGCGCGATCTCGATTTGCTGGTGCCCCTGGCCGAGCAGCGGCTGGTCAGTGTCTCGCTCAGCCTGACCACCCTGGACGACGAACTCAAGCGCATCATGGAGCCGCGCGCCGCAGCGCCTTCGGCGCGTCTGCGCGCCATGCGCGCGCTACACGAGGCCGGCGTGCCGGTCAGCGTCATGTGCGCGCCAATAATTCCGATGATCAACGACATGGAGCTGGAACGCATGCTTGAGGCCGCCCGCGAGGCCGGTGCGGCATCGGCGGGCTATGTGTTGCTGCGCCTGCCCCATGAGGTCGCGGAGTTGTTCGAAGACTGGCTGGCCGAGCACTTTCCGCAGCGAGCCGCCCATGTGATGAGCCTGGTGCGCCAGTCCCGTGGCGGCAAGGATTACGACAGCCGCTTCGGCAGCCGCATGCGCGGCGAAGGCCAGTTCGCCGACCTGCTTTCCCAGCGCTTCCGGCTGGCCTGCAAGAGGTTGGGCTTCAACCGCCGCGATCAGAACTACGGGCTCGATTGCAGCCGTTTCGCGCCGCCAGGGCAGCAGATGAGCCTGCTGTAA
- a CDS encoding methyl-accepting chemotaxis protein, with product MSATVQDVARNAEAAAEAATHADNEARQGDEVVNEVITQIERLASEVNRSTEAMTHLEQESHKIGSVMDVIKAVAEQTNLLALNAAIEAARAGEAGRGFAVVADEVRTLAQRTQQSTEEIEGLVAGLQSGTQRVSASLNSSHHLAGSSVTLTRKAGTALIAINSGVSSIQSMNQQIAAAAEQQSAVAEEISRSVLNVRDVTEQSSTATQEIAKSSTELARLGHQLTGMVSRFRI from the coding sequence ATGTCTGCCACCGTTCAGGACGTCGCCCGCAACGCCGAAGCGGCTGCCGAAGCGGCGACCCACGCCGATAACGAAGCCCGCCAGGGCGACGAAGTGGTCAACGAGGTGATCACGCAGATCGAGCGCCTGGCCTCGGAGGTCAACCGCTCCACCGAAGCGATGACCCACCTGGAGCAGGAAAGCCACAAGATCGGCAGCGTCATGGACGTTATCAAGGCAGTCGCCGAGCAGACCAACCTGCTGGCGCTGAACGCCGCCATCGAGGCCGCGCGCGCAGGCGAGGCCGGTCGCGGCTTCGCCGTGGTCGCCGATGAAGTTCGCACGCTCGCTCAACGTACTCAGCAGTCCACTGAAGAAATCGAGGGCCTGGTGGCCGGTCTGCAGTCGGGAACCCAACGCGTCTCTGCCAGCCTGAACAGCAGCCACCACCTGGCCGGTAGCAGCGTGACGCTGACTCGCAAGGCCGGCACCGCGCTGATCGCCATCAACAGCGGCGTATCGAGCATCCAGTCGATGAACCAGCAGATCGCTGCCGCCGCCGAGCAGCAGAGCGCGGTGGCCGAGGAAATCAGCCGCAGCGTGCTGAACGTTCGCGATGTGACCGAGCAAAGCAGCACCGCCACTCAGGAGATCGCCAAGTCCAGTACCGAACTGGCGCGCCTGGGCCACCAGCTGACCGGCATGGTCAGCCGCTTCCGGATCTGA
- a CDS encoding DUF3658 domain-containing protein, whose product MWHLTCGTGDSRAGTRMAVSLHRPEALALLYRPRLVGPDRLASLADQWRAAVRQHSLIRRWDQGFFAGEDYQRIDQQLTAACGVDWQPLARAMAEVMAACNGFFPTDMLLFWRARELARMDLLQLSDCVESKYENVQVRRPEP is encoded by the coding sequence ATGTGGCATCTCACCTGCGGCACGGGCGACAGCCGGGCGGGCACGCGTATGGCGGTATCCCTACACCGGCCGGAGGCGTTGGCGCTGCTCTACCGGCCTCGTCTCGTCGGGCCTGACAGGCTCGCCTCGCTGGCTGACCAATGGCGCGCTGCGGTGCGGCAGCATTCGCTGATACGCCGTTGGGATCAGGGCTTTTTCGCGGGCGAGGACTACCAACGCATCGATCAGCAGCTCACGGCCGCCTGTGGCGTGGATTGGCAGCCGCTGGCGCGGGCCATGGCGGAGGTCATGGCAGCCTGCAACGGCTTTTTCCCCACCGATATGTTGCTGTTCTGGCGTGCGCGTGAACTGGCGCGCATGGACCTTCTGCAGCTGAGCGACTGCGTTGAATCGAAGTACGAGAACGTCCAGGTACGTCGCCCTGAGCCCTGA